From the Juglans microcarpa x Juglans regia isolate MS1-56 chromosome 3D, Jm3101_v1.0, whole genome shotgun sequence genome, the window ATCCAAGTCTCTGTTGCCTAGAAATCCTCTATCCCTGCCAGATCCAAAGGATCTTCTGTCATCAGCAGGCCTTGCCCACACATCCCCTCCACCCCGCGAGTGAGGCCTATCCATGAATTCCATATTTCTTGTTTCCTCAATTGAACCAGATTGAGAAGGTGGCCTCTCAGGAAAACCAGCCACCCTACCTGCTCCAGAACTGGGCCCCGAACCAGGCCTTTCAACAGCTTTCTGCCCAAATCGAACTTTACCATCCAAATCACGAATTAGTGCTTCCAATTCCCTTTCTTTGAGAAGTATTACGTCACGTAAACTGGATTGGTCACCACCAGACCCTTGTAGAGATTCACTGTTTGCTTCCATGGTAGATTCTGTCTCAAGTTCCTTCTTTAAGTGatctatttcttcttttaacttcttttcctcatctgtTTCAAGCCTGCAATATTTTCCCCGTAGAGTAAAAACACAAGTTCATAGGAGATCCATAGGTCATGTATTATATACAGGAAATGCACCATATAAAATTGACAACCAGCTGTGGGCATACAGAAAGTGGAATCTAAAATCAGCAAGAGGGAAAGTTTGACTAAGTGATACACCACTTACGAGATCTTGAAAGAAACCTAAAGCTGCATAAGCTAAAACGGGTTCTAGTATATGGAAGACGAGACAAACATAACTGGCAGAGATGGAGctatagaaatttttttgataaaatcaaGTAGCATATTTTCTTTATGATGCACAGATAATTATCTATAAATGAAGGACATACTTTGCTTTAAATTCTGGTAAATAGAGGACAAAATCCCTGCAAAGATTAATATATGAATGGCCTTATGTCCTCACAAGACCATGAAGAGAAGAAGTATACGAGGGGAACTGGGAACTATAATGGCATAATCAGATACAgacataaactaattaaaagaatcaataaaattgttgtatagttataatattgtttaataaagAACTTAAACATAGATTTAAccgggaaaagaaaaagttaactAAGTAGACATCATTTCCTTGACTAGTCTTACGGACAAGGTTTGATAAGCTATCAGTGTATTACTTTCATGCGTGCATTTGTGCATCCAATAGCTGTAAACCACCCTTCTAATATAATCAACCTAGCTAGCAGGCCTAAAAGCCCTTCTTACTAAGCTAAGAATATTTGGACCgtttttccatttaaaaaaatcaggtTGCCTCATGATTTATAAAGTAACTAACTCCCAAAAGACTTCCATTTGATGTTCTTAAGGTACAATTCACTAATTCTGTAATTAGTTTCATCAAATCTTTGGATTGACAATTAAATCAATATACATGTCAAACAAAACTACtcccaaaacaaaaggaaaaaaaattagaaacaaaaagaaataaaaagccTCAAAAGCCCTTCTATTGTTCAAAATCCAATTACCAAATATAACAAACTATTAAACCTGGAATGcagataaaacttttaaaattaaattatcttcaTTGACAGCACATGGAATAATCATGGTGAGCCATTCATCAGTTCAACTTGGCTTACATGAGAACAGTGGAGCTagccaaaaaataaaggaatggGAGAGTATAAAAAATCAGGCAATCCTAAAAACACAAGGGCTACCCAAGAGTACGCGAAGGAACTTTCTTAACAGCATTACAGTAGAAGGACATCAAATTCATAATAACACTAAAGAATACTATGTAAGGCTCACTACCATATCAAGACCAATTACAACTAAATATTAAGTTATCAAAGAAACGCCACAAATTTGTCAATTaaactgttttaactgaatgaAAAGGTCAAGCTAAATAAGAAATACAAGATagaattaattttctttttaaggtTGAAGTAGCTGCAAAGATAACTTTAGAGTCATCCTCATTAAATTTATCCCAAACTTTACCCTTGCACACTTGAGCCTCATCGGATAATGAGTTTTACAGCAAAATAATCTTATTCAACTTCACTCGATTACCATTAAAAAGTTATGCTACCTAACGTCCTAAGCATTAAGTGCTTCGCTAACAGTCACTACGTCAGAACCACTTAAAATAACATATCATAACTAGCAAAGAAACTTCTACGGGAAAATTGGCAATGCATTGCACACAGATTGTAGTCGTACGGACCTGTCAACCCTGCGATGCTCCAATTCAAGATCAATCTTCCTCCAATCCTTACCTCGCTCCTCAAGCAAAACCTCCCTAGGCTTGGCATCCCCAAAAGGATTCACCTTTGGCCTTGGCTTCACCACATTCTCAACCCCCTGCTGCAGCCCCTGACCCTCAGACCGGCTTGACTGCGCGCTGGAAGGCCTGCTCGAGTGTGTACTCGTTGGTGTACTCGCTTTCTTAGCCTCAATTTCCGACTCCATCTTCTTCCAGTCCAAACCCTTCTCCGCTAAAACCTCCTCCCTAGGCCGTGCGGTACCAAACGGGTTCGGCTTATTAGTCTTCGCCACCACCAGCGGCTCATTCACACCCGAATCCCCCTAGGAGGATCCAATACCAATCTTGGCCGCTCCCGCTCGCTCTCACGAAACCCTCCCCCTCCTCTAGTCCAACGATCGGGCTCCTGAGCCGAATCGCGAAAGCCTGACCCGAATGTCGAAGATCTAGAGGGAACAGGCCTTTTCCCAACCGCCCAATTATCAGCGTCATCGGCCCTAGACCCGCCCCCAAGCGACCCGTACCGATCCTGCCTACCCGAATCGAGTGAAGGCATAGGTTTCTTCGTCAATGCCCAATTGTCTACCTCGTCAGCCCTCGACGGCTGATCGAAATCCGAAACCCTGGACGAAGGGGTACCCCTCCGTTCCTGATCAAATCCACCATAGGACCTCCGGGCACCACCTCCCCAGGACCCATCGGCATCGTCTCGGTCTCTGCCACGACCAGTTAAAGAACCGGACCGCCCGTAGGAAGAGAACCCGCCTCCGAGCTTACCGTACTGCATTTCATCGGGGGAGCGCTCTTTGGGGCCGGTGGGAAGACGGAGCATCTCGTCGGTGGTCAAGCCTTGGCTGTATTCGGTTGCGGAGCGCTGGCCGGAGGACGCGGAGTAGAACTCAGACAAGGTTAaggtcgtcttcttcttcttggtcTTGGCGCTAACGGATTCTTTCAGGCTGGGGTAGCTATGGGAAGAAGACTCCGCCGCAGAGGCAGCCTCGCGTTCCTCCGCTTCGGCCAGCTCTGCGTCGGCGGCCCAGGCGCCGATGTTACCCCATGGTTTTCCGGACATTTCTTCGGCTCGAGATCTggcaaacaaaaaatagaaaagtaggAGATCCAAACGAGAAATAGTTGcttaatctataatatatatatatatatttatatatatatatatatttcttttttttttttaataaccaaTTTAGAACTGGGGCTCCGTTAGTGGAGCCGGAGCTCCGAGAACATGCGAAGTAGAGGGGTTACAGGCTTACAgctgggagagagagagagaggaaacatGGTAAGAGTTTTATGTTGGGGAAAGAAAGCGTCGTTTTGAGAGAGACGGCGGGGTTAGATGCGTTGTTGAGTGGAGTGTTAGGTCACGCACGCGACTTCTAAGTGTGTGCGTGGCACGGTTCAATCACTATACAGTATACACTATGAAATCACTCCGTTTAAAACCGGATAATGATACGCTAATAAAATAATCAGCCTtgttatgatttgatttttcaaattattattgatttaaaagtttatcatattatttaatatagaatatacatgttttaattttttataattataagaaatctcACTGTAAATTATATAGTTAACTTAGATTTTTTACTAATCTAAGGtaaattgtttaatttattcattattttaacaaataaaataaaatttatagtaaaaatgtcatttattatatctttaaattagTGTATAGAGTACACTATCTAAATAACTTatatggtaagatttgatttgtaaaattcaaattttaaaataagtattgctAGTGTGCTACCCAGTTTTGACTGTTGAGTATATccattaatacaaatttcatattttaaccttttttttcttttcattttaacattttttaaacatctttaaaaatatttttaaaaaataaaaaatataacaatatactaaaaattaattctttaaccattaagtaaaaaaataaaaataaatacataaataaatacataaatgatcaaaatgaaaaatcaaattcaatcattttcattttaaaatttatccgtttgcaaataattattattttttagctCGGATCAAATCAATTCTTCTAAACTCGTATTGACCTTTCCATAAGTAATCACTAACATGTAACTTACGTATGTACAAAGATTCAAGTTTGTTCAGTTTTgagtttatataaataattctacATAATTTGAACTCAGATCGTCGTTttatattaagaatttttttttttttgttcaggATAATTACATTTAATTAGTCTAATTTCAAAGATTTCTCCCATATTATAACTTTGAAAGTTTGATAATTTAAAGACAAAACGGGTGAAAAGTGATCGAATTGGATAATAGACATGGGTTTACTAGTCAAATAGTTAATTGAAACGGAAATTTTGCTTAAGAATTGATAGATTGATTATGTACAATTATTTTAAGTACTCGGCAAAAATtcattgactagtttttttaagagaatgttacaaccaaaaaaagattttataaaaataaatctacatatgatttcatatgatatattagatttattttaaaataaaattagttttataatttaacatacaacttcaaaccacatcagtttgtagatttatttttataagatctttttctagttaacatatttctattttctaatATGGTGTCATTTTTTTAGGGAGAAAAATATtaagacataaatataaataataaaatatatatctttctatCAAACTTTTGGGATATATTATGCTTTTAGGTATCAAAGCAAAAATCTTACTCTATCTTTACAATTTCCTATAGCAATCATTATGAGCTCTTGATCTTGAACTATAGAATTATTTTAGGAGACTCTAGTAGCCTCCTAAACAACTTAAAGATGTAATCACTGAAATTATTCAAATACCTTTGTAATGCAGCAGAAATATCTAcaaattcactcaacaaattagtTAGTATTCAagtatgtaattaatttaataattaaacaatactttaaagaactttttaaaggtaaaaccttaCGAGACAGTCAAACCCAagaaagtcaatcttattatttgaaaatcaattataagtactcatcaattataaaacctttgcaacttaactctcttacttgcccatacaaacgacccgtttgtcttctactgcagtagcagccagaacttctagcgatcttcaaatattgtctttcctcctagaactctaggggCTGAAGTCCAATCACACAATCCTCCACGCCCGAAATACGATCACACTCAAATAGAGATCActaatatgaaaattcactaaggaattttctTACCAAACAATGTACTAAAAAgtactctagaaaatatgtagatatAAATTTGTACAGATCCTAACCAATAGGATTCcataaataaacaatctaaaaATCAATTCTAATTGTTGtaggtaggggtgtaaatttgaaCTGGAAAACCAgtccggaccagaccggaccggttagaccggttttgaaccggtccggtctgggaCCGGTTCTTGAAACCGTAAAACCGGCTGGATCCAGTCCGGTCCCAGTTTCATGGTTtccgggaccggaccggaccggaccggcccgattgggaaaaagaaaatataaaaattaatattttatatatatatatatataagttttatataaaattaatattacacaaaatatttttaatatataagttttatatataatatataattatatatgaaataatttcatattataatttataaattataacataaaatgttaattttaaatatgaacatttgtaatttgtttgatcatatgttattaatataattatatataagataatgttattataatttaaaaaataaaagtttaatcttaaagatgaaaatttaattttatatatatttaaattattaataacattttatttatagctatactaatatataactaatactgatttattatatactaatttgggcggttgtagtaaaagagaattcttgattaattgaaactgttacttcaacataccatttttgaaaatttatcttattaagaatattaatgaaattgtccgtttcatctaatgttgaacattctccctgttcaatattatgtttttcttcatagaggtttttcccatttttctctatttttaataatataatttcttgtaatagttgttcgtttgaaacttctaatttaagattggatgtttttaaatttctaatttcctgttttatctcattgatttcttgttgtatatcttgaatcgtaattttctgtttgtcaattttaaatctacttattatttctgaaaaattgtagggtgttgaggatgaagttattgtagtattttgattattaaatgtatcttttaatttttctaaataatcttttctttcttgagggttgttgattttgtctattaattctaatataatgtcttcttgttttgaaagtacattaatggttttgttacaaatacaattatccttacttagacaattacagatatgtatttcatcttcttctaattcactatcggaagattgttctgaaaagcttgattcttttaattgataaatttcttcttcttctgaagaactaacctcatcttcacttgaa encodes:
- the LOC121255562 gene encoding LOW QUALITY PROTEIN: eukaryotic translation initiation factor 4B2-like (The sequence of the model RefSeq protein was modified relative to this genomic sequence to represent the inferred CDS: inserted 1 base in 1 codon), which translates into the protein MSGKPWGNIGAWAADAELAEAEEREAASAAESSSHSYPSLKESVSAKTKKKKTTLTLSEFYSASSGQRSATEYSQGLTTDEMLRLPTGPKERSPDEMQYGKLGGGFSSYGRSGSLTGRGRDRDDADGSWGGGARRSYGGFDQERRGTPSSRVSDFDQPSRADEVDNWALTKKPMPSLDSGRQDRYGSLGGGSRADDADNWAVGKRPVPSRSSTFGSGFRDSAQEPDRWTRGGGGFRESERERPRLVLDPPRXDSGVNEPLVVAKTNKPNPFGTARPREEVLAEKGLDWKKMESEIEAKKASTPTSTHSSRPSSAQSSRSEGQGLQQGVENVVKPRPKVNPFGDAKPREVLLEERGKDWRKIDLELEHRRVDRLETDEEKKLKEEIDHLKKELETESTMEANSESLQGSGGDQSSLRDVILLKERELEALIRDLDGKVRFGQKAVERPGSGPSSGAGRVAGFPERPPSQSGSIEETRNMEFMDRPHSRGGGDVWARPADDRRSFGSGRDRGFLGNRDLDRPRSRDRW